From Pseudothermotoga thermarum DSM 5069, a single genomic window includes:
- a CDS encoding pyridoxamine 5'-phosphate oxidase family protein: MIKFENGKLIFEVDGQVLQYEPKQLDNTFFNWQLNTRLKSLKIFVGEEKGVPNFSPHTVVMSTKNVAGDFEINSCIKGLGLVPKSHLLEPLAERAIELIEKARQVGVNETFRERVQFLIDLYSNPDNFDRRFLSSIEMYYKKTYENILKDPRATLLFYDQMSGYSVMFNVVAELVENNDPFYKYVVAVHDLFHVPKSPSVKLERYKYAYRFWLIECYDKTPGPNASSKIF; the protein is encoded by the coding sequence ATGATCAAGTTTGAGAATGGAAAGCTTATTTTCGAGGTTGACGGACAAGTTCTCCAGTACGAGCCAAAACAGCTTGACAACACGTTCTTCAACTGGCAGCTGAACACCAGGTTGAAGAGCCTTAAAATATTCGTCGGAGAAGAAAAAGGCGTGCCGAACTTTTCTCCTCACACCGTAGTTATGTCAACTAAGAATGTTGCAGGAGATTTTGAGATCAACTCTTGTATCAAAGGACTTGGATTGGTTCCGAAATCACATCTTCTTGAACCACTTGCAGAAAGGGCAATTGAATTGATAGAAAAAGCAAGACAAGTAGGCGTTAACGAAACTTTCAGAGAAAGAGTGCAATTTCTGATAGATCTTTACAGCAATCCAGATAATTTCGATAGAAGATTTCTTTCAAGTATAGAGATGTACTACAAAAAAACCTATGAAAACATTCTAAAAGATCCAAGGGCAACTCTTTTGTTTTACGATCAAATGAGTGGTTACAGCGTTATGTTCAATGTGGTTGCAGAGCTTGTTGAAAACAATGATCCTTTCTACAAGTACGTCGTGGCGGTACACGATCTTTTCCACGTACCGAAAAGTCCCTCCGTCAAGCTCGAAAGGTACAAGTACGCCTACAGGTTCTGGCTGATAGAATGCTACGATAAAACACCAGGACCGAATGCAAGTTCAAAGATTTTTTAG
- a CDS encoding ABC transporter permease, with protein sequence MKKKKKRFFHQIFRSFEAKVGIGILSVFTIFAIFAPFIAPYNPYDITQRGFPLTAPCKEHLLGTDGFGVDILSQIIYGARVSLSIGAMTAVGVTILGALVGALAAGFGRSIDMILMRIVDFVMVLPGLPIMIMILTYVGSSFFVLAFIMVIFGWAGISRVVRAVMLAEKRRGYVESAKVSGASRWYIIFKHLLPSAYPVLFVNASFTAAGSILAEAGLAFLGFGDPKLVSWGKMLNFARTYNAILLGAWWWIVFPGLAVFLTAFSIMSIGIAAEKIFNPRLMEREE encoded by the coding sequence ATGAAGAAGAAGAAAAAGAGATTTTTCCATCAAATCTTTCGTTCTTTTGAGGCAAAGGTTGGTATAGGCATTCTGAGTGTGTTTACAATTTTCGCGATTTTTGCTCCATTCATCGCTCCATACAATCCTTACGATATTACACAGAGAGGCTTTCCCTTGACAGCTCCTTGCAAAGAACATCTTCTCGGCACAGATGGTTTTGGAGTAGATATTCTAAGTCAGATTATCTACGGTGCACGCGTGTCGCTCAGCATCGGTGCGATGACGGCAGTCGGTGTAACAATCTTAGGTGCTTTGGTTGGTGCCCTCGCGGCTGGTTTTGGCAGAAGCATCGATATGATCTTGATGAGAATTGTCGATTTTGTGATGGTTCTTCCTGGCTTACCCATAATGATAATGATCCTGACTTACGTTGGAAGCAGCTTCTTTGTTCTTGCTTTTATCATGGTGATCTTCGGTTGGGCTGGTATCTCAAGGGTTGTGAGAGCTGTGATGCTCGCCGAGAAAAGACGAGGTTACGTTGAATCGGCAAAGGTAAGTGGAGCTTCAAGATGGTACATAATATTCAAGCATTTGCTTCCGTCAGCTTATCCTGTTTTGTTTGTCAACGCTTCTTTCACCGCTGCTGGTTCTATCCTTGCAGAGGCTGGTCTCGCATTCCTTGGTTTTGGAGATCCAAAACTGGTTTCCTGGGGCAAGATGCTCAATTTTGCAAGAACTTACAATGCGATACTACTTGGCGCTTGGTGGTGGATCGTCTTTCCAGGTCTTGCCGTGTTTCTAACGGCTTTCTCGATAATGTCGATAGGAATAGCTGCTGAGAAAATTTTCAACCCAAGGTTGATGGAAAGGGAGGAATGA
- a CDS encoding ABC transporter permease has protein sequence MSLSYFVCRMILTFITIFLAITVSFILIRALPGNPAERFYGDPRIPEEVKQEIKAAFGLDKPVIIQYLMFLKEAIKGNLGISYTYNRPVVSVVLERLPWTLTLTAVPTILSMLASLWIGVYIGCNRGKFADRLTRYFAFALHSVPTFWFALLLVMLLSYYLGIFPLQGMFDPRTTGLQKFLSLLHHAALPWLTLFTISVPGFAIYVRNMVVTVLKEDFIQTAKAKGLKESQIRRRHILRVVIGPLFSMLTLRIAGMIGGAVLIETVFSWKGMGLLVLEASRNSDYPLLQATVIITIITTILANFFADLLQATFDPRVRFE, from the coding sequence TTGAGCCTGTCCTACTTTGTGTGTAGAATGATATTGACCTTTATAACCATTTTTCTTGCGATAACTGTTAGCTTTATTCTCATCAGAGCTCTGCCGGGAAATCCGGCAGAGCGTTTCTACGGAGATCCAAGGATACCGGAAGAAGTAAAGCAAGAAATCAAAGCTGCCTTTGGATTGGACAAACCTGTGATCATTCAGTACTTGATGTTTCTGAAAGAGGCGATCAAAGGAAACTTAGGCATATCGTACACCTACAACCGTCCGGTTGTCTCGGTTGTTCTCGAAAGGCTTCCGTGGACTTTGACTCTGACCGCGGTTCCAACGATTTTGAGCATGCTTGCGTCGCTCTGGATAGGTGTTTACATAGGTTGCAACAGAGGAAAGTTTGCCGACAGACTGACAAGGTATTTCGCATTCGCTCTTCATTCGGTACCTACGTTCTGGTTTGCCTTGTTGCTAGTGATGCTGCTATCTTATTATCTGGGCATCTTTCCTCTTCAGGGCATGTTTGATCCAAGAACTACTGGACTGCAAAAGTTTTTAAGTCTTCTTCACCATGCAGCGTTACCTTGGTTAACTCTGTTCACAATTAGCGTTCCTGGTTTTGCAATCTATGTGAGAAACATGGTCGTGACAGTTCTGAAGGAAGATTTCATACAAACAGCTAAGGCTAAAGGGTTGAAAGAATCGCAGATAAGAAGAAGACATATCTTGAGAGTGGTGATTGGCCCCTTGTTCTCAATGCTTACGCTTCGCATAGCCGGTATGATTGGCGGAGCTGTTCTCATCGAAACTGTGTTCTCCTGGAAAGGCATGGGACTTTTGGTTCTTGAAGCATCGAGAAATTCAGATTATCCACTTCTTCAGGCAACTGTCATCATCACGATAATTACAACGATTCTTGCAAACTTTTTTGCAGATTTGCTTCAAGCCACTTTTGATCCAAGGGTGAGATTTGAATGA
- a CDS encoding ABC transporter substrate-binding protein, whose amino-acid sequence MKKLMLVSLLVLAAISFSAYLNVAVLGDVRTMNPFLVKSSTERIVVGYLYETLLTQREGNLTGRLAESWEVDMDDNSITLKLAQRKFHDGTPVTADDVVFSFNYILQKRLPLGPILAFFTGAEKVDERTVKLRFRTMNISMFSFAPVAIPIIPKAIWEQIEKPLEFPNTTNPIGSGILKFSSMTLQSVTLDSNRDHPEAPKHIEGIIFHNVQDETMGFLGLAKGDYDYLYWDLDPMIVRQILGDSKKYPDVKIARTQGNSVYVLLFNHRKEPMNDVNFRKAIQAAIDYNSIINRVFMGFAEPASLGVIPPKARAVFDSEVGTVSQNLSKATELISKVKYDKKTLRLLVSTDKQANEIGEYIKQSLKNIGINVELDVQGPEGLTTKLKKADFDMALTAYALGTNPEMIYYHLHSSRGLIQNGQVVGFNYGGVNIAELDQLLDSIWMAFTDQERVEAFKKLQSFLKEVVPVVPICIPSNLEAYSTKNFDGWVVSEFEGVMNSQTLINLKPKR is encoded by the coding sequence ATGAAAAAGTTGATGCTCGTTTCGTTACTCGTCCTTGCAGCTATCTCGTTTAGTGCATACTTGAATGTTGCAGTTCTCGGGGACGTTCGTACGATGAATCCATTCTTGGTTAAGTCTTCAACTGAAAGGATCGTAGTTGGATATCTCTACGAGACTCTTCTGACCCAACGTGAAGGTAACTTAACTGGACGACTTGCAGAAAGCTGGGAAGTGGATATGGACGACAACAGCATAACGTTGAAACTCGCACAGCGAAAATTCCACGATGGTACACCTGTTACCGCCGATGACGTTGTTTTCTCGTTCAACTACATCCTTCAGAAAAGACTTCCTCTTGGTCCGATTCTTGCTTTCTTCACGGGGGCAGAAAAGGTTGATGAAAGGACCGTAAAGCTGAGGTTCAGAACAATGAACATTTCCATGTTCTCCTTTGCCCCGGTGGCAATACCGATAATACCGAAGGCAATATGGGAACAGATAGAAAAACCACTGGAATTTCCGAATACCACCAACCCTATTGGCTCGGGTATCCTAAAGTTTTCAAGTATGACTCTTCAGAGTGTAACTTTGGATTCAAATCGTGATCATCCTGAAGCTCCAAAACATATAGAAGGAATAATTTTCCACAATGTGCAGGACGAGACCATGGGATTTTTGGGGCTTGCCAAAGGCGATTACGATTATCTTTACTGGGATTTAGATCCGATGATCGTAAGGCAAATTCTCGGTGATTCGAAGAAGTATCCTGATGTCAAGATAGCAAGAACTCAGGGAAACAGCGTATACGTTCTTTTGTTCAATCACAGAAAAGAACCTATGAACGATGTTAACTTCAGAAAGGCAATTCAAGCGGCAATTGACTATAACTCAATAATCAACCGCGTGTTTATGGGTTTTGCTGAACCGGCTTCACTTGGAGTAATACCGCCAAAGGCAAGAGCGGTTTTTGACAGTGAAGTTGGCACTGTGTCTCAAAATCTGTCAAAAGCTACCGAGTTAATTTCAAAAGTAAAATACGACAAGAAAACGTTAAGACTACTTGTTAGCACAGATAAGCAGGCAAACGAAATTGGCGAATACATTAAACAGTCCCTGAAGAACATAGGTATCAACGTTGAGCTTGACGTTCAAGGACCTGAAGGGTTAACGACAAAGCTTAAGAAAGCCGACTTCGATATGGCTTTGACTGCATATGCACTGGGAACCAATCCAGAGATGATTTACTATCATCTTCATTCTTCAAGAGGACTCATTCAAAATGGACAGGTCGTCGGTTTCAACTATGGCGGTGTCAACATAGCTGAGCTGGATCAATTGTTGGATTCAATCTGGATGGCTTTCACAGATCAAGAGAGAGTTGAAGCCTTTAAGAAACTGCAGAGCTTTCTCAAAGAAGTTGTTCCAGTTGTTCCAATATGCATTCCATCGAATCTTGAGGCTTATTCCACCAAGAATTTCGATGGATGGGTTGTTTCCGAATTTGAAGGAGTTATGAACAGCCAAACGTTGATAAACCTCAAGCCAAAGAGGTGA
- a CDS encoding DDE-type integrase/transposase/recombinase, which yields MKVTTTNITEYLYQIIPNLFQRQRVPHEAKVSALVLYFYGLALRKAAAIIGVSHEALRKWWARMKEEIFAEKIEGNAVVAVDEMKVNINGYCWYVWIAFEVKRKKVIYALVSKTREKDKASLVMKMVKKRVTGKLRIITDKGPWYWEASEENMGYWEHEHERFGERSLVESVIGITRYRLRRFNRNKLWYKRRDEDIVKWLFPFLLLVQFSFLS from the coding sequence ATGAAAGTTACAACAACAAATATCACCGAGTACCTATACCAAATTATACCAAACCTTTTTCAAAGACAAAGAGTTCCACATGAGGCGAAAGTATCTGCATTGGTTTTGTACTTTTATGGACTTGCATTAAGGAAGGCAGCAGCCATAATTGGAGTCAGTCATGAAGCCTTGAGGAAATGGTGGGCAAGAATGAAAGAAGAGATATTTGCTGAGAAGATAGAAGGCAATGCAGTAGTAGCTGTAGACGAGATGAAGGTGAACATAAACGGTTACTGCTGGTATGTATGGATAGCGTTTGAGGTTAAGAGGAAGAAAGTGATCTATGCGTTGGTCAGCAAAACGCGAGAGAAGGACAAAGCGAGCTTGGTGATGAAGATGGTGAAGAAGAGAGTGACAGGTAAGTTGAGGATAATAACGGACAAAGGGCCATGGTACTGGGAAGCGAGCGAAGAGAATATGGGATATTGGGAACACGAGCATGAGAGGTTTGGGGAGAGGAGTCTTGTTGAGAGCGTGATAGGGATAACGAGGTACAGGCTGAGGCGTTTCAACAGGAACAAGTTATGGTACAAGAGGAGGGATGAGGACATAGTGAAGTGGCTATTTCCATTTCTTCTATTAGTGCAGTTTTCCTTCTTAAGTTGA
- a CDS encoding MATE family efflux transporter, with translation MEQVTKGVQLLLGDPKKALIKLSLPMMTAMFVQALYNLVDSIWVAGLGPSALASIGVFFPIFMVIVSIATGISVGASAVISQQIGRRDKPKADEAATHSLLFALILGVTMTVVFLLLIGNILKILNLSTEVYKLSVAYARIVLSGTILLMFNNVANGILRGEGDTKRVMYAITFGSVLNIGLDPIFIYILKLGVAGAALATVLSIFSSSLLIIYWMFLKKRTFVTISFRNFKYNGKIVGEILRIGIPSSLAQLTMSIVNFVLNVFVVKVAGDFGMAVFTAAWRLIDFARIPLIGIASAVTSVVGAAYGAKDGQKLNEAHLFSIKFGELIGVGVLVLIVLFAPQLALLFTYTKEGSLIFNDLVLSMRVLSLFLPGIPFGMFTSSVFQGVGQAGKSLVVTILRTVVMQVIFCWLFAFALDLGLVGVWFGIVCGNAIGSAITFVWGRNVVKNLMKAFQSAV, from the coding sequence ATGGAACAAGTTACAAAAGGAGTCCAGCTGCTTCTTGGAGATCCAAAGAAGGCCTTGATAAAGCTTTCTTTACCAATGATGACGGCAATGTTTGTCCAAGCCCTTTACAACTTGGTTGACAGCATCTGGGTGGCGGGGCTTGGACCTTCGGCGCTTGCTTCAATAGGCGTATTTTTCCCGATTTTTATGGTCATAGTTTCCATTGCCACAGGTATATCGGTAGGTGCAAGTGCAGTTATATCTCAGCAGATTGGAAGGAGGGATAAACCAAAAGCCGATGAAGCTGCCACACATTCACTTTTGTTTGCGTTGATTCTTGGTGTTACAATGACTGTTGTTTTTCTTTTGCTGATAGGAAACATTCTCAAGATTCTCAACTTGAGCACAGAAGTTTACAAACTTTCGGTAGCTTACGCAAGGATTGTGCTTTCTGGAACTATTTTGCTTATGTTCAACAATGTCGCGAATGGAATTCTTCGTGGCGAAGGTGACACAAAAAGAGTCATGTATGCGATAACGTTTGGTTCAGTTTTAAATATCGGGCTTGATCCAATCTTCATATACATTTTAAAACTTGGTGTAGCCGGAGCCGCTTTGGCAACCGTTTTATCCATATTTTCTTCAAGCCTTTTGATAATCTACTGGATGTTCTTGAAGAAAAGAACATTCGTAACAATATCTTTCAGAAATTTCAAATACAACGGTAAGATTGTTGGTGAAATTTTGAGGATAGGTATACCTTCATCACTTGCACAACTTACGATGTCGATTGTCAACTTTGTGCTGAACGTTTTTGTGGTAAAGGTTGCGGGAGATTTTGGAATGGCTGTTTTCACCGCTGCTTGGCGACTGATAGATTTTGCAAGGATTCCACTTATAGGAATTGCATCGGCAGTTACATCAGTCGTTGGGGCCGCTTATGGCGCAAAGGACGGGCAGAAATTGAACGAGGCACACTTATTTTCGATAAAATTTGGGGAACTAATTGGCGTGGGGGTCTTGGTTTTGATCGTTCTGTTTGCACCGCAGCTTGCATTGTTGTTTACTTACACCAAGGAAGGTTCTCTGATCTTCAACGACCTAGTCTTGTCAATGAGAGTTTTGAGCTTGTTTTTGCCTGGCATTCCATTTGGGATGTTCACATCTTCTGTGTTTCAAGGGGTGGGTCAAGCTGGAAAAAGTTTGGTTGTAACAATCCTCAGAACAGTTGTGATGCAAGTCATCTTTTGCTGGCTTTTTGCATTCGCTCTTGATCTTGGACTTGTTGGGGTTTGGTTTGGAATAGTCTGTGGTAACGCGATTGGTTCAGCCATAACTTTTGTTTGGGGAAGGAATGTCGTGAAAAATCTCATGAAAGCTTTTCAATCTGCGGTATAA
- the nadX gene encoding aspartate dehydrogenase, translating into MKGCKVFFIGGGNIAHIVLGELKDLIEKAYYFDVKETGLNAVKIEPFCVPDDADIVVECASVDAVKKYAFDVLKSEKDFYIMSSGAFADEDFLKEFLRKLQDSRCRVFIPSGAIGGLDIVNAVKDKIFEVTLVLRKPPKAFGIEVNFETLIFEGNACEAIKRFPQNVNVAVTLLLAIGNLEKLKVKIIADPSLKMNKHEIFVDSSVGKYHIIHENLPSPNPKTSYLAPLSLVASLRKRYQKFIVGG; encoded by the coding sequence ATGAAAGGTTGTAAGGTTTTTTTCATCGGCGGAGGCAATATAGCACACATAGTTTTGGGGGAGTTAAAAGATCTTATTGAAAAGGCATACTATTTTGACGTGAAGGAAACGGGGTTAAACGCCGTTAAAATAGAACCTTTTTGCGTACCGGATGACGCGGATATTGTTGTCGAATGTGCCAGCGTAGATGCCGTAAAAAAATACGCGTTTGATGTTTTGAAATCTGAAAAGGACTTCTACATAATGAGCTCAGGGGCATTCGCAGACGAAGACTTTTTGAAAGAATTTTTGAGAAAGCTTCAGGACAGTCGCTGCAGAGTTTTTATTCCTTCAGGAGCCATAGGTGGGCTTGACATTGTTAATGCTGTCAAGGATAAAATCTTTGAAGTCACACTTGTTCTGCGGAAACCACCAAAGGCTTTTGGGATAGAGGTAAACTTTGAGACTTTGATTTTCGAAGGAAATGCTTGCGAAGCGATAAAAAGATTTCCACAAAATGTGAACGTCGCTGTGACGCTCTTGCTTGCCATTGGTAATTTGGAGAAATTAAAAGTGAAGATAATAGCTGACCCAAGTTTGAAGATGAACAAACATGAGATATTCGTTGATTCGTCAGTTGGAAAGTATCACATTATCCATGAAAATCTTCCATCTCCCAACCCAAAAACCAGTTATTTGGCCCCATTATCGCTTGTGGCAAGTCTTAGAAAAAGGTATCAAAAATTTATTGTGGGAGGATAA
- the nadA gene encoding quinolinate synthase NadA produces the protein MINISIEDIKKLAKEKGYVVLAHNYQLYDLQQIADFVGDSLQLAQMARKIEMDKILFLGVDFMAEMVKALNIDKKVIVPVRTATCPMANSLEPEMILEAKKKYGAPFVIYVNSTLEAKQYADYLCTSANAVEVVSKIDSDVILFGPDKNLANYVAEKTGKKVIPVPGETGYCYVHNYVTLQQVLRLKNLYPKAKVVVHPEVPKDVRTIADYVGSTSQMEKFVALDESKEFIIVTEKGMVDRLKALYPNKKFYGVNSMLCYNMKKNNLKNVYKALQNDQFEINVEKTQAEKLSYLVQKMLEMSR, from the coding sequence ATGATAAACATATCAATTGAGGATATCAAGAAATTGGCCAAAGAGAAGGGTTACGTTGTTTTGGCTCACAATTATCAGTTATATGATCTTCAACAAATAGCAGATTTTGTAGGAGATTCGCTTCAGCTCGCACAAATGGCAAGGAAAATTGAGATGGATAAAATACTTTTTTTAGGCGTTGACTTTATGGCGGAAATGGTAAAAGCTTTAAACATCGATAAGAAGGTTATTGTCCCGGTTAGAACCGCCACTTGTCCTATGGCTAACTCTTTGGAGCCAGAAATGATATTGGAAGCTAAGAAAAAATATGGTGCACCTTTTGTCATCTATGTAAACAGCACACTTGAAGCAAAACAATATGCCGATTATTTATGTACATCTGCAAATGCCGTTGAAGTGGTTTCCAAGATAGATTCAGACGTCATACTGTTTGGCCCAGATAAGAATTTGGCAAATTACGTTGCTGAAAAAACTGGCAAAAAGGTTATCCCAGTCCCTGGAGAAACAGGTTATTGTTATGTGCACAATTACGTTACTCTGCAGCAAGTTTTGAGGTTGAAAAATCTTTACCCAAAGGCAAAGGTGGTCGTTCATCCTGAAGTCCCCAAAGATGTGAGGACTATTGCAGATTACGTTGGAAGTACGTCTCAGATGGAAAAGTTTGTTGCCTTGGATGAATCCAAGGAATTCATAATTGTCACCGAAAAAGGCATGGTGGACAGGTTAAAAGCTCTGTATCCCAACAAGAAATTCTATGGCGTAAATTCAATGCTTTGCTACAACATGAAAAAGAACAATCTCAAGAACGTTTATAAAGCTTTGCAAAACGATCAGTTTGAAATAAACGTTGAAAAAACGCAGGCCGAAAAACTTTCTTATTTGGTTCAAAAAATGCTCGAAATGAGCCGGTGA
- the nadC gene encoding carboxylating nicotinate-nucleotide diphosphorylase — MYGELIDELCKWIAKDENFFDPASYPLKNKVAKAEILLKEDNVVVSGIEIIELLSKKFCLETLFKVRDGQLTSSGVVGNIKGCAYDLLVCERTFLNILSIMSATATRTYQLVQKIRKLGYNTKIAATRKVLPFVGELQKLAVIHGGGDSHRWNLFETIMIKDNHKKLYGSISKAVEEIRKLVSFTKKIEVEVEAEEELEEAIESEVDIIMLDNFPPEKVKELARRIKSRNPKILVEASGGINEETVEEYLCPDLDVISIGRLTSEIRYVDFSLEVVDSL, encoded by the coding sequence ATGTACGGTGAATTGATCGATGAACTTTGTAAATGGATAGCAAAAGATGAAAATTTTTTCGATCCAGCTTCCTATCCATTGAAAAATAAGGTCGCTAAAGCAGAGATATTGCTCAAAGAAGACAATGTCGTCGTTTCTGGGATAGAGATAATAGAACTGCTTTCCAAGAAATTTTGCTTAGAGACACTTTTCAAAGTGAGGGATGGTCAACTTACAAGTAGTGGTGTTGTAGGTAACATCAAAGGTTGTGCATATGATTTGCTTGTTTGTGAGCGCACTTTTTTGAATATCCTTTCTATTATGTCGGCGACAGCGACCAGAACTTACCAACTTGTTCAAAAGATTAGAAAACTTGGTTACAACACGAAAATAGCTGCGACTAGAAAAGTTCTGCCTTTTGTTGGAGAGTTGCAAAAGTTGGCTGTTATCCATGGTGGTGGTGACAGCCACAGATGGAATCTTTTTGAAACGATCATGATAAAAGACAACCATAAAAAACTTTATGGTTCAATTTCCAAAGCCGTGGAAGAGATAAGAAAACTTGTTTCATTCACCAAAAAGATTGAAGTAGAAGTTGAAGCTGAGGAAGAACTGGAAGAAGCCATAGAATCTGAGGTTGATATAATCATGCTTGACAACTTTCCTCCTGAAAAGGTCAAAGAGCTTGCCAGAAGGATAAAATCCAGAAATCCTAAGATTTTGGTTGAAGCATCCGGTGGTATAAATGAAGAAACTGTGGAAGAATACCTTTGCCCTGACCTGGATGTTATATCGATTGGAAGATTAACCAGCGAGATCAGGTACGTTGACTTTTCCCTTGAAGTTGTAGATTCTTTGTGA
- a CDS encoding MFS transporter, translating into MRITKKDYSWNFFVNSMDMIFFNLGMAMASISTVLPVYIKNLGASNFEVGLIPAIASLGWGLPALLGAKIAEEYAVKRDLIVRVAFFERLPYLFIALISFFLANTNPRLSLYLVISLLAVSMFSMGFSTPSWVRMIEKVIDRNKRGAVLAIGTGVGAVAGAAGAAFVRHLLQNHGFPNGFGYSFLCAWIFFSISHIFLSLNREIPDRTVNGENFQIRNYFASIKTRLRNKNYRNYLIERTITFFGISVNSFAVIYLGKKLSLDDYRVAEFTALLLISQAISAFLLGFLGDKLGHKFSLIVGKIAQLFALFILLICDSLSKAYFVFLLFGVEYSSADVNGLALTMDLLSRKRKKELYIGIQNFILSLVSFTAPLIIGLLIDQFDYSFAFILASVFGLVSLVFLTVFITDPRKESN; encoded by the coding sequence ATGCGAATCACTAAAAAAGATTACAGTTGGAATTTTTTTGTCAATTCCATGGATATGATCTTTTTCAACCTCGGTATGGCTATGGCATCAATCTCCACCGTGCTGCCTGTTTACATTAAAAACTTGGGTGCCAGCAATTTCGAGGTTGGTTTGATACCAGCTATAGCAAGTCTGGGATGGGGTTTACCGGCTTTGCTGGGAGCCAAGATTGCAGAAGAATACGCAGTAAAGCGTGATTTAATAGTTCGCGTCGCATTCTTTGAAAGGCTTCCATACCTTTTCATAGCTTTGATCAGCTTTTTCCTTGCGAACACAAATCCAAGACTTTCTTTGTATTTGGTAATTAGCTTGCTTGCAGTTTCAATGTTTTCGATGGGGTTTTCGACGCCTTCTTGGGTGAGAATGATAGAGAAGGTCATAGATCGAAACAAGCGTGGGGCAGTTTTGGCGATTGGGACAGGGGTGGGGGCAGTGGCAGGAGCAGCAGGTGCTGCTTTTGTTAGACATTTGTTGCAAAATCACGGTTTTCCAAACGGTTTTGGATACAGCTTCTTGTGCGCTTGGATCTTTTTTTCGATTTCCCACATTTTTTTATCCCTTAACAGAGAAATACCGGATAGAACAGTTAACGGGGAAAACTTTCAGATACGAAATTATTTTGCATCGATAAAGACCAGACTTAGGAATAAAAATTATAGAAATTACTTGATAGAGAGAACTATAACGTTTTTTGGTATCAGCGTCAACAGTTTTGCGGTGATTTATCTTGGCAAAAAACTTTCACTGGATGATTATAGGGTTGCGGAATTCACGGCTTTGTTGCTGATTTCACAGGCTATTTCGGCCTTTTTGCTTGGCTTTTTGGGAGATAAACTTGGACACAAATTCAGTTTGATCGTGGGTAAAATTGCTCAACTTTTTGCCCTTTTTATCTTGTTAATCTGTGATAGTTTGTCAAAAGCTTATTTTGTTTTTCTGCTTTTTGGGGTGGAATACAGTTCGGCGGACGTTAACGGTTTGGCCTTAACTATGGATTTGCTTTCAAGGAAAAGAAAAAAGGAGCTTTACATTGGGATTCAAAACTTCATTCTTTCACTTGTTTCCTTCACGGCTCCTTTAATAATCGGTCTTTTGATAGACCAATTCGATTACTCCTTTGCCTTTATCTTGGCATCGGTTTTTGGCTTAGTTTCATTGGTGTTTTTGACGGTTTTCATAACTGATCCTAGAAAGGAATCTAACTAA